The following coding sequences are from one Terriglobales bacterium window:
- a CDS encoding Xaa-Pro peptidase family protein has translation MNFVTRQRNLREALQRAKLDALLVTHLPNVRYLCGFTGSAAALIVPANGRPVFLTDGRYTEQARQEVSGARVVISRGPLLAEAAKHVRRGALGIEAERMTLAEVKGLKKGLPAGIRLRETAGLVERLRLIKEEDELAVIRQAVRLGSSLFPTALKALRRGKDQATTESAVAAAIEYAARTAGASGMAFETIVAAGRRSALPHGVASAQRLPHGGFVVLDYGVILAGYCSDMARTVHVGKPSARARGMYDAVLDAQLAALEAVRPGATAGEVDQAARRVLEKAGLGRWFTHSTGHGVGLEIHEIPRLARRQKDVLEPGMVITIEPGAYVPGFGGVRIEDMVAVTRRGREVLTPTTKELLIL, from the coding sequence ATGAACTTCGTCACCCGGCAACGCAATCTGCGTGAGGCACTCCAGCGCGCGAAGCTCGACGCGCTGCTGGTCACGCATCTGCCCAATGTGCGCTACCTGTGCGGATTCACCGGGAGCGCGGCGGCGCTGATCGTGCCGGCGAACGGCCGTCCGGTGTTCCTGACCGATGGCCGCTACACGGAGCAGGCCCGCCAGGAGGTCAGCGGCGCACGCGTGGTCATCAGCCGCGGGCCGCTGCTGGCGGAAGCGGCGAAGCATGTGCGGCGCGGCGCGCTTGGCATTGAGGCCGAGCGGATGACGCTGGCGGAGGTGAAGGGCTTGAAGAAGGGGCTGCCGGCTGGAATCCGCCTCCGGGAAACCGCGGGGCTGGTGGAGCGGCTGCGGTTAATAAAGGAGGAGGACGAGCTGGCCGTCATCCGACAGGCGGTCCGGCTGGGGTCGAGCCTGTTCCCCACGGCCTTGAAGGCGCTGCGTCGCGGGAAGGACCAGGCCACGACCGAATCCGCCGTCGCTGCCGCCATCGAGTACGCGGCGCGCACGGCGGGGGCGAGCGGCATGGCTTTTGAAACCATTGTCGCCGCGGGACGGCGCTCGGCGCTGCCGCACGGCGTGGCGAGCGCGCAGCGGCTGCCGCACGGCGGCTTCGTAGTGCTGGATTATGGTGTTATACTCGCCGGTTATTGTTCGGACATGGCGCGCACTGTGCACGTAGGGAAGCCTTCGGCGCGTGCGCGGGGCATGTACGACGCGGTCCTGGACGCGCAACTGGCTGCACTGGAAGCAGTTAGGCCAGGGGCGACGGCCGGCGAGGTGGACCAGGCGGCGCGCCGCGTGCTGGAAAAGGCTGGGCTGGGAAGGTGGTTTACGCATTCCACCGGGCACGGCGTGGGCCTGGAGATCCACGAGATTCCGCGGCTGGCGCGCAGGCAAAAGGACGTGCTTGAGCCCGGCATGGTGATCACCATCGAGCCTGGAGCGTACGTGCCGGGGTTTGGGGGCGTGCGCATCGAGGACATGGTGGCCGTCACCCGGCGGGGCCGCGAGGTGCTGACTCCGACCACGAAAGAGCTGCTGATACTTTGA
- the accB gene encoding acetyl-CoA carboxylase biotin carboxyl carrier protein, whose translation MNQKELKELIEFLIEKDIAEFELERGDVKVRIKRALPADATAQVIPSVAHVSPAVTLAPVAGPAAQPAVAHPHPHTAAPATSASAAARPAEEEGLHTIQSPIVGTFYDAPSPGAPPFVKVGDVVEKGQVLCIIEAMKLMNEIESDLAGEIVKKLVNNGQPVEYGQALFAIKPR comes from the coding sequence ATGAACCAAAAAGAACTGAAAGAACTCATCGAGTTCCTGATCGAGAAGGACATCGCCGAGTTCGAACTCGAGCGCGGCGATGTGAAGGTGCGCATCAAGCGAGCGCTGCCTGCCGACGCGACCGCACAGGTGATTCCAAGCGTGGCGCACGTGTCGCCTGCGGTGACGCTGGCGCCGGTTGCGGGCCCGGCGGCGCAGCCGGCGGTGGCGCATCCGCATCCGCATACGGCGGCGCCGGCAACGAGCGCGTCTGCCGCGGCGCGTCCCGCGGAAGAAGAAGGCCTGCACACCATCCAGTCGCCCATCGTGGGCACGTTCTACGACGCGCCGTCGCCCGGCGCGCCACCGTTCGTGAAAGTGGGCGACGTGGTGGAGAAGGGACAGGTGCTGTGCATCATCGAGGCGATGAAGCTGATGAACGAGATCGAGTCCGACCTGGCCGGCGAGATCGTGAAAAAGCTGGTGAACAACGGCCAGCCGGTGGAGTACGGCCAGGCGCTGTTCGCGATCAAGCCGCGATGA
- the accC gene encoding acetyl-CoA carboxylase biotin carboxylase subunit: MFKKILIANRGEIALRVICACKELGIRTVAIYSEADRNSLHARFADEAICIGPPRLGESYLNIPAVISAAEIANVEAIHPGYGLLSENANFAEVVETCHMKFIGPPPDVTRLMGEKEKARMAMKQHGVPILPGSEGVIANESDALQWARQVGFPVIVKASAGGGGRGMRVIRSEKELPQLFLAAQSEAAAAFGNGDLYMEKFIERPRHIEFQVLADAYGHVVSLGERECSIQRRHQKLLEESPSTQVTPALREEVGKKLVNTLSHIGYVNAGTVEFLMDEDRSLHFIEMNTRIQVEHPVTEMVTGIDLVKSQILIAAGERLDSVLPAKIEYRGHAIECRINAEHPEKFTPSAGKITAFNTPGGTGVRVDTAAYAEGVIPPYYDSLIAKLITHGKDRAEAISRMRRALDMFVVEGIYTSIPLHKRIVNDADFIAGRFDTKFMERFLAGPKEKEQGAA, translated from the coding sequence ATGTTCAAAAAGATTCTCATTGCCAATCGAGGAGAAATTGCCCTGCGGGTGATTTGCGCCTGCAAGGAGCTGGGCATCCGCACGGTCGCCATCTACAGCGAGGCCGACCGCAATTCACTGCACGCGCGCTTCGCCGATGAGGCCATCTGCATCGGGCCGCCGCGCCTGGGCGAGAGCTACCTGAACATTCCCGCGGTGATCAGCGCCGCCGAAATCGCCAACGTGGAGGCGATCCATCCCGGCTATGGGCTGCTGAGCGAGAACGCCAACTTCGCCGAAGTGGTGGAGACCTGCCACATGAAGTTCATCGGGCCTCCGCCCGACGTGACGCGCCTGATGGGGGAGAAGGAAAAGGCGCGCATGGCGATGAAGCAGCACGGCGTGCCGATCCTGCCGGGATCGGAAGGCGTGATCGCGAACGAAAGCGACGCGCTGCAGTGGGCGCGGCAGGTGGGTTTTCCGGTGATCGTGAAGGCGTCGGCCGGGGGCGGCGGACGCGGCATGCGCGTGATCCGCTCGGAAAAGGAGTTGCCCCAGCTGTTTCTGGCGGCGCAGTCGGAGGCCGCGGCGGCGTTCGGCAACGGCGACCTCTACATGGAGAAGTTCATCGAGCGGCCGCGGCACATCGAGTTCCAGGTGCTGGCCGACGCGTACGGGCACGTGGTTAGCCTGGGCGAGCGCGAGTGCAGCATCCAGCGGCGGCACCAAAAGCTGCTGGAGGAGTCGCCCTCGACGCAGGTCACGCCCGCGTTGCGCGAGGAAGTGGGCAAGAAGCTGGTGAACACGCTCTCGCACATCGGATACGTGAACGCGGGCACGGTCGAGTTCCTGATGGACGAAGACCGCAGCCTGCACTTCATCGAGATGAACACGCGCATCCAGGTGGAGCATCCGGTGACCGAGATGGTCACGGGCATTGATCTGGTGAAGAGCCAGATCCTGATCGCGGCGGGCGAGCGGCTGGACTCGGTGCTGCCGGCGAAGATCGAGTACCGCGGACACGCGATCGAGTGCCGCATCAACGCCGAACATCCGGAGAAGTTCACGCCGTCGGCGGGAAAGATCACCGCGTTCAACACGCCCGGCGGCACGGGCGTCCGCGTGGACACGGCGGCGTACGCGGAGGGCGTGATCCCGCCGTACTACGACTCGCTCATCGCGAAGCTGATTACGCACGGGAAAGACCGCGCCGAGGCGATCTCGCGCATGCGACGCGCGCTGGATATGTTCGTGGTGGAGGGAATCTACACCAGTATCCCGCTGCACAAGCGCATCGTGAACGACGCCGACTTCATCGCCGGGCGCTTCGACACCAAGTTCATGGAGCGCTTCCTGGCCGGGCCCAAAGAGAAAGAGCAGGGAGCGGCATGA
- a CDS encoding thiamine phosphate synthase, whose translation MLPRLYAIVDAGPFAREPDPTAALLTFTRELLAGGATLIQYRNKQGSARQMLAEARELRRIVCAAGPRPEETSGPAHARAPQRPPGRATRDERSAVFLIMNDRVDLAIAAGFDGVHLGQDDLSPEAARRILAAAQGQQTAQSPDSATLQKPLWMGVSTHSAEQVAAADQTSADYIAVGPVFATASKASADAVIGLAGVRAARRATAKPLVAIGGITRANFRSVLDAGADSVAVISDLLLEPRAAAQEFQS comes from the coding sequence ATGCTTCCGCGACTGTATGCGATCGTTGACGCAGGCCCCTTCGCGCGTGAGCCCGATCCCACGGCGGCGCTGCTGACTTTCACCCGTGAGCTGCTGGCCGGCGGAGCGACGCTGATCCAGTATCGCAACAAGCAGGGAAGCGCGCGGCAGATGCTGGCCGAGGCGCGGGAGCTGCGGCGGATCGTATGCGCCGCCGGGCCGCGCCCGGAGGAGACGTCCGGGCCTGCGCATGCCCGCGCTCCTCAAAGGCCTCCGGGCCGGGCAACGCGAGATGAACGTTCAGCGGTTTTCCTGATCATGAACGACCGGGTTGACCTGGCGATTGCGGCCGGGTTCGACGGCGTGCACCTGGGGCAGGATGATCTGTCGCCGGAGGCGGCGCGCAGGATCCTGGCCGCCGCACAAGGCCAGCAAACTGCACAATCGCCGGATTCGGCAACCCTCCAAAAGCCGCTCTGGATGGGCGTTTCCACGCATTCGGCGGAACAGGTCGCGGCGGCCGACCAGACTTCGGCGGACTACATTGCGGTCGGGCCGGTGTTTGCAACCGCGTCGAAGGCAAGTGCCGATGCAGTGATTGGGCTTGCGGGCGTGCGCGCGGCGCGGCGCGCAACGGCAAAGCCGCTGGTGGCGATTGGCGGCATCACGCGCGCGAACTTCCGCAGCGTGCTGGATGCGGGCGCGGATTCGGTGGCCGTTATCTCCGATCTACTGCTCGAACCGAGAGCGGCGGCACAGGAGTTCCAGAGCTAG
- a CDS encoding amino acid permease, producing MAARGAAAHDPELVKGLGLTSATTLVMGSMIGSGIFIVSADIARLVDSPALLIGAWLVTGFMTIVGALCYGELAAMMPKAGGQYVFLREGLGPLWGFLYGWTLFLVIQTGTVAAVGVAFGKFLGYFMPSVSSTNWIWHIAHVPPIHIGPMVLGNMDVGLNTQNLTAILVVAVLTVINIFGLKGGALVQNVFTIAKTSALLGLVLIGIAVGRNPQAIALNYGDFWRNASLGAQHAVAGGVFVGTLTILAVAQVGSLFSADAWNNVTFTAAEVKNPSRNLPLSLALGTGIVIALYVAANFVYLAVLPMDGSAAGATVLERGIKFAAEDRVGTAVMQQIFGSAGAALMAVAILLSTFGCCNGLILAGARVYYAMAKDGLFFERVAQVHPKYKTPVVSLIVQGVWTAMLALSGSYGQLLDYIIFAVLVFYILTILGLFVLRRKQPDAPRPYRAVGYPVLPAIYIVMALFIDVVLLRYKPQYTWPGLIIVLLGIPVYLLWSRRSRHVAADA from the coding sequence ATGGCCGCGCGCGGCGCGGCCGCCCACGATCCCGAGCTGGTCAAAGGCCTGGGCCTGACCAGCGCCACCACGCTGGTCATGGGCTCGATGATCGGGTCGGGCATCTTCATTGTTTCCGCCGACATTGCCCGCCTGGTGGACTCGCCCGCGCTGCTGATCGGCGCGTGGCTGGTGACCGGATTCATGACGATCGTGGGCGCGCTCTGCTACGGCGAGCTGGCGGCCATGATGCCCAAGGCCGGCGGCCAGTACGTGTTCCTGCGCGAGGGGCTGGGGCCGCTGTGGGGCTTCCTCTACGGCTGGACATTGTTCCTGGTGATACAGACCGGGACGGTCGCGGCGGTCGGCGTGGCGTTCGGCAAGTTCCTCGGCTACTTCATGCCGTCGGTCTCGTCGACGAACTGGATCTGGCACATCGCGCACGTGCCGCCCATCCACATCGGTCCCATGGTGCTGGGCAACATGGACGTGGGGCTGAACACGCAGAACCTGACCGCGATCCTGGTGGTGGCGGTGCTCACCGTCATCAACATTTTCGGGCTGAAGGGCGGGGCGCTGGTGCAGAACGTGTTCACCATCGCCAAGACGTCGGCGCTGCTGGGACTGGTGCTGATTGGCATTGCGGTGGGACGGAACCCGCAGGCGATCGCGCTGAACTACGGCGACTTCTGGCGCAATGCGTCGCTCGGAGCGCAGCACGCGGTGGCGGGCGGCGTGTTCGTGGGCACGCTGACGATCCTGGCGGTGGCGCAGGTGGGTTCGCTGTTTTCCGCCGACGCGTGGAACAACGTGACGTTCACCGCGGCCGAGGTGAAGAACCCGAGCCGGAACCTGCCGCTCTCGCTGGCGCTGGGCACGGGAATCGTGATCGCGCTCTACGTGGCGGCAAACTTCGTATACCTGGCCGTTCTCCCGATGGATGGGTCGGCGGCGGGGGCGACGGTGCTGGAGCGCGGCATCAAGTTTGCCGCCGAAGACCGCGTGGGCACGGCGGTGATGCAGCAGATCTTCGGTTCGGCGGGCGCGGCGCTGATGGCGGTGGCCATCCTGCTCTCGACGTTCGGGTGCTGCAACGGGCTGATCCTGGCGGGCGCGCGCGTGTACTACGCGATGGCCAAGGACGGGCTGTTCTTCGAGCGCGTGGCGCAGGTGCATCCCAAGTACAAGACGCCGGTGGTTTCGCTGATCGTGCAGGGGGTGTGGACGGCGATGCTGGCGCTGTCGGGAAGCTACGGGCAGCTGCTGGACTACATCATCTTCGCGGTGCTGGTCTTCTACATTCTTACGATCCTCGGCCTGTTCGTGTTGCGCAGGAAGCAGCCGGACGCGCCGCGTCCGTACCGCGCGGTGGGTTATCCGGTGTTGCCGGCGATTTACATCGTGATGGCGCTGTTCATTGACGTTGTGCTGCTGCGCTACAAGCCGCAGTACACGTGGCCGGGACTGATCATCGTGTTGCTGGGCATTCCCGTGTACCTGCTGTGGTCGCGCCGTTCGCGGCATGTCGCGGCCGACGCGTAA
- a CDS encoding amino acid permease, translating into MANLFATKSIDSLMGEARETGEHSLKRTLGPVNLIMLGIGAIIGAGLFVRTAAAIADRAGPSVTVAFIVAGAGCAFAGLCYAEFASMIPVAGSAYTYSYATMGELVAWIIGWDLVLEYAVGAATVSIAWSEYANRVLSWFGLTIPYQWSHSPFEMMHETGTRGIINIPAIIILAVLSLLLIKGTKESAIVNGIIVVLKVSIVILVIAIGWGFINPANHTPFIPEATKYVTPTGITHNYGGILGILGAAGVVFFAYIGFDAVSTAAQEARNPGRDMPIGILGSLVICTVLYVLFAYVLSGVATVQDFRSSGREASVAFAISKYMHGYEWLSKSVTVAILAGFSSVILVMLLGQSRVFYSMSKDGLVPRIFSEVHPKFRTPYKSNMLFFVFTGLFAAFIPEDIVGEMTSIGTLFAFVLVCIGVWILRRQRPDLPRAFRVPAVPVVSIIGVVVCGSMIYGLGWTNWMRLLVWLAIGLLFYFTYGRKHSRVQSGEQFTAASQR; encoded by the coding sequence ATGGCAAACCTGTTTGCAACCAAGAGTATCGATTCGCTGATGGGCGAGGCGCGCGAGACGGGCGAACACAGCCTGAAGCGAACGCTGGGGCCGGTGAACCTGATCATGCTGGGCATCGGCGCCATCATCGGCGCGGGCCTGTTCGTGCGTACGGCCGCGGCGATCGCCGACCGCGCGGGTCCGTCGGTGACGGTCGCCTTCATCGTGGCCGGCGCCGGGTGCGCTTTTGCCGGACTGTGCTACGCGGAATTCGCGTCCATGATCCCAGTGGCGGGCAGCGCTTACACGTACTCGTACGCCACCATGGGCGAGCTGGTGGCGTGGATCATCGGCTGGGACCTGGTGCTGGAGTATGCGGTGGGAGCGGCGACGGTTTCCATCGCATGGAGCGAATACGCCAATCGCGTGCTCAGCTGGTTCGGCCTGACGATCCCGTATCAGTGGAGCCATTCGCCGTTCGAGATGATGCATGAAACGGGCACGCGGGGCATCATCAATATTCCCGCGATCATCATCCTGGCGGTCCTCTCGCTGCTGCTGATCAAGGGCACGAAGGAATCGGCGATCGTGAACGGCATCATCGTGGTGCTGAAGGTTTCGATCGTGATTCTGGTGATCGCGATCGGCTGGGGCTTCATCAACCCGGCCAACCACACGCCGTTCATTCCCGAGGCGACGAAATACGTGACGCCGACGGGCATTACGCACAACTACGGCGGAATCCTCGGCATCCTCGGGGCCGCGGGCGTGGTGTTCTTCGCCTACATCGGATTCGACGCGGTATCGACGGCGGCGCAGGAAGCGCGCAACCCGGGCCGCGACATGCCCATCGGCATCCTCGGATCGCTGGTGATCTGCACGGTACTGTACGTGCTGTTCGCGTACGTGCTGAGCGGCGTGGCCACGGTGCAGGACTTCCGTTCGAGCGGGCGCGAGGCGTCGGTGGCGTTCGCCATCAGCAAGTACATGCACGGGTACGAGTGGCTGTCGAAGTCGGTGACGGTGGCGATCCTGGCGGGATTCTCGTCGGTCATCCTGGTGATGTTGCTCGGCCAGTCGCGGGTGTTCTACTCGATGAGCAAGGACGGGCTGGTGCCGCGGATCTTCTCCGAGGTGCATCCGAAGTTCCGCACGCCGTACAAGTCGAACATGCTGTTCTTCGTGTTCACCGGCCTGTTCGCCGCGTTCATTCCCGAGGACATCGTGGGAGAGATGACAAGCATCGGCACGCTGTTCGCGTTCGTGCTGGTGTGCATCGGCGTGTGGATCCTCCGGCGACAGCGTCCCGACCTGCCACGCGCGTTCCGCGTGCCGGCGGTGCCGGTGGTCTCGATCATCGGCGTGGTGGTTTGCGGCTCGATGATCTACGGCCTGGGCTGGACGAACTGGATGCGGCTGCTGGTGTGGCTGGCAATCGGCCTGCTGTTCTACTTCACGTACGGCCGCAAGCACAGCCGCGTGCAGAGCGGGGAGCAGTTCACGGCAGCATCGCAGCGCTAA